Proteins from one Nitrobacteraceae bacterium AZCC 2146 genomic window:
- a CDS encoding putative alpha/beta-hydrolase family hydrolase (product_source=COG3571; cath_funfam=3.40.50.1820; cog=COG3571; ko=KO:K07020; superfamily=53474), producing MQRLTIDGESSIPVSAILMKPEQAHACFVFAHGAGAGMSHIFMEQVTAGLYDRGIATLRYQFPYMERGSKRPDAPAIAHATVRAAVAEAGKRCPGLPLIAGGKSFGGRMTSQAQAAAPLKGVHGLAFLGFPLHPAGKPSTMRAEHLAQILIPTFFIQGTRDRLAELSLLKPVVESLSPKASLHFVQDADHSFHVLARTGRNDRDVMAEFLDAFVTWVSAIAPRKQL from the coding sequence ATGCAAAGGCTGACCATCGACGGCGAGAGTTCGATCCCGGTTTCAGCCATCCTGATGAAACCGGAGCAAGCACACGCGTGCTTCGTCTTCGCCCATGGCGCCGGCGCCGGTATGTCCCACATCTTTATGGAGCAAGTCACGGCCGGTCTCTACGACCGTGGCATCGCGACTCTGCGCTACCAGTTTCCATACATGGAGAGAGGCAGCAAGCGGCCAGACGCGCCGGCAATCGCGCACGCCACGGTTCGCGCTGCCGTCGCAGAGGCGGGTAAGCGCTGCCCGGGGCTTCCGCTCATAGCAGGCGGCAAATCCTTCGGAGGGCGCATGACCTCGCAGGCACAGGCTGCGGCACCTCTGAAAGGGGTCCATGGGCTCGCCTTCCTCGGATTTCCGTTGCACCCGGCAGGCAAACCTTCAACCATGAGGGCCGAGCATCTGGCGCAGATATTAATCCCTACGTTCTTCATCCAAGGGACGCGAGACAGGCTTGCGGAGCTTTCGCTTCTCAAACCCGTCGTCGAAAGCCTCAGCCCGAAAGCCTCGCTTCATTTCGTCCAAGATGCCGATCACTCGTTCCACGTTCTGGCACGCACTGGTCGAAATGACCGCGACGTCATGGCCGAATTTCTCGATGCCTTTGTGACGTGGGTTTCCGCCATCGCTCCGCGAAAACAGCTGTGA
- a CDS encoding hypothetical protein (product_source=Hypo-rule applied; pfam=PF16518), giving the protein MKNGLYSVHIHMLDGVKGRDSGVLILRNGFILGGGPYFWSRGSYSAGEGTWNGDLVTNQHTTFRDPFIRPLFAGQEVTSGFSGTFADNRAEVFGTTLVGNRSLMFRATLKKLADC; this is encoded by the coding sequence ATGAAGAATGGGCTTTATTCTGTTCACATCCATATGCTCGACGGCGTAAAGGGCCGCGATAGCGGCGTACTCATCCTCCGAAATGGCTTCATTCTCGGTGGGGGTCCCTACTTCTGGTCGCGCGGGTCCTATAGCGCCGGCGAAGGCACATGGAACGGCGATCTAGTGACCAATCAGCATACTACCTTTCGTGACCCGTTCATTCGCCCGCTATTTGCCGGGCAGGAGGTCACCAGCGGATTTTCAGGGACTTTTGCCGACAACCGGGCCGAGGTGTTCGGCACCACTCTGGTCGGAAACCGCAGCCTGATGTTTCGTGCGACATTGAAGAAGCTTGCGGATTGTTGA
- a CDS encoding hypothetical protein (product_source=Hypo-rule applied; transmembrane_helix_parts=Inside_1_1,TMhelix_2_24,Outside_25_52,TMhelix_53_75,Inside_76_76), producing the protein MFQIGVGALLVLGGFLYMARNAIWRGSLSGPESSGLVRNTLEPPRRGLGFLGLGTNWPGILLMTIGAVLLVSGAGF; encoded by the coding sequence ATGTTCCAGATCGGAGTTGGCGCGCTGCTCGTTCTTGGCGGATTCCTGTACATGGCACGCAATGCTATCTGGCGGGGATCGCTTAGCGGCCCGGAATCTTCCGGGCTCGTTCGCAACACTCTGGAGCCGCCACGACGCGGCTTGGGATTCCTGGGGCTCGGAACGAACTGGCCGGGCATCCTTCTTATGACAATCGGCGCAGTTCTGTTGGTTTCGGGAGCCGGTTTCTAG
- a CDS encoding putative transposase (product_source=KO:K07497; cath_funfam=1.10.10.60; cog=COG2963; ko=KO:K07497; pfam=PF01527; superfamily=46689), with product MKRSRFSEEQIIGILKEHEAGVSVADLCRKHGVSDASIYKWKAKFGGMDVSEAKRLKTLEDENTRLKRLLADAMLDNAALKDLLGKKW from the coding sequence ATGAAGCGCAGTCGCTTTTCGGAAGAGCAGATCATCGGGATTTTGAAGGAGCATGAGGCCGGCGTTTCGGTCGCCGATCTTTGCCGCAAACACGGCGTCAGCGACGCCAGCATCTACAAGTGGAAGGCGAAGTTCGGCGGGATGGATGTCTCGGAGGCCAAGCGGCTGAAGACGCTTGAGGACGAGAACACCCGGCTGAAGCGGTTGCTGGCCGACGCCATGCTGGACAATGCGGCGTTGAAGGATCTCTTGGGAAAGAAATGGTGA
- a CDS encoding putative transposase (product_source=KO:K07497; cath_funfam=3.30.420.10; cog=COG2801; ko=KO:K07497; pfam=PF13276,PF13683; superfamily=53098), which translates to MVTPAGKRKAVAHLRTAFEMSERRACKAIGSCRMTMRYKTTRADDAGLRQRMKAIAHERRRFGYRRLHVLLKREGYVINHKKLFRLYREEKLAVRRRGGRKRAIGTRAPMLVPAASNDRWSLDFVSDQLTDGRRFRILTVVDDCTRECLTLVADTSLSGVRVARELDRLTIERGKPTMVVSDNGSELTSNAILTWADHAGIDWHYIAPGKPTQNAFIESFNGRLRDELLNETLFTSLAQARVALRWWRADYNDARPHSRLGWRTPSEFAFTHPRRELALRYADGSAPAPVAPPAHQGNPTARNELTVG; encoded by the coding sequence ATGGTGACGCCCGCGGGGAAGCGGAAAGCTGTCGCGCATCTGCGAACTGCATTCGAGATGAGCGAACGGCGGGCGTGTAAAGCCATCGGCAGCTGCCGCATGACCATGAGGTACAAGACCACCCGGGCCGACGATGCCGGCCTTCGCCAGCGTATGAAGGCGATCGCCCATGAGCGCCGCCGCTTCGGCTATCGGCGCCTGCACGTGCTGCTCAAGCGGGAGGGCTATGTGATCAACCACAAGAAGCTGTTCCGGCTGTATCGGGAGGAGAAGCTTGCGGTGCGCCGCCGCGGTGGTCGCAAGCGGGCGATCGGGACCAGGGCGCCGATGCTGGTTCCGGCAGCATCCAACGACCGCTGGTCGCTCGACTTCGTGTCGGATCAGCTGACCGACGGTCGTCGCTTCCGCATCCTGACTGTCGTCGATGACTGTACCCGCGAGTGCCTGACGCTGGTGGCCGATACCTCGCTTTCCGGCGTCCGGGTGGCGCGGGAACTGGACCGGCTGACGATCGAGCGCGGCAAGCCGACGATGGTGGTCAGCGACAACGGCAGCGAACTAACCAGCAACGCCATCCTGACATGGGCCGATCACGCCGGCATCGACTGGCACTACATCGCTCCGGGCAAGCCGACGCAGAACGCCTTCATCGAGAGCTTCAATGGCCGGCTGCGCGATGAATTGTTGAACGAGACGTTGTTCACGTCACTGGCCCAGGCTCGCGTTGCCCTCCGATGGTGGCGCGCCGACTACAACGACGCCCGACCACACTCCCGACTCGGGTGGCGGACGCCGTCCGAATTTGCCTTCACCCATCCGCGGCGGGAGCTGGCGCTGCGCTATGCCGACGGCTCCGCCCCAGCTCCCGTCGCTCCACCCGCCCACCAGGGCAATCCAACCGCCAGGAACGAACTCACCGTTGGATAA
- a CDS encoding hypothetical protein (product_source=Hypo-rule applied) produces the protein MTGPIPSIAELLYQAADEIERAYVDRTDAPPAAISLVPMLRERARRLETPTVTPDDPEAEAPTVTQDEP, from the coding sequence ATGACAGGACCGATACCCAGCATAGCCGAGCTTCTGTATCAGGCAGCTGACGAGATTGAGCGGGCTTACGTCGACCGTACCGACGCCCCGCCGGCCGCAATCTCGCTCGTTCCGATGTTGCGAGAACGTGCAAGGCGACTCGAAACACCCACAGTCACGCCGGACGACCCCGAGGCTGAGGCTCCGACGGTCACTCAGGACGAGCCCTAG
- a CDS encoding hypothetical protein (product_source=Hypo-rule applied) — translation MKLNSAQVSQTLSQYDAAVLPDNHPAVPQLNDLFGDHTFFLDGGGLKVLEPAETRESKAQTGEVVSLANWSDATLTSLKPHEPEPTGVVIVLESHH, via the coding sequence ATGAAGCTAAATTCGGCGCAGGTAAGCCAAACTTTGAGTCAATACGATGCCGCGGTTCTTCCTGATAACCATCCGGCGGTTCCCCAGCTGAATGACTTGTTTGGGGACCATACATTCTTTCTCGATGGCGGCGGCCTTAAGGTCCTGGAGCCCGCCGAAACGCGGGAATCGAAGGCACAAACCGGCGAAGTTGTAAGTCTTGCCAACTGGAGTGATGCGACTCTCACGAGTCTAAAGCCACACGAACCCGAACCGACGGGCGTCGTCATCGTGCTTGAATCTCATCATTGA
- a CDS encoding hypothetical protein (product_source=Hypo-rule applied) yields MKPNPTQRPNIYVVESDTRAIVAYEAGSSSEARELTRELWFLLELANRKSKGLPLWDGNSRLRVRLATGAEADVLSKALGDRPALPDDVVLVYLVDVDDRRSDSKLVARGDFPLSR; encoded by the coding sequence ATGAAACCGAATCCAACTCAACGGCCAAACATCTATGTCGTCGAGAGTGATACTCGCGCAATTGTGGCATACGAGGCGGGATCATCTTCCGAAGCGCGAGAACTCACACGGGAATTGTGGTTTCTGCTCGAACTCGCCAACCGCAAGAGCAAAGGTCTTCCACTATGGGACGGGAATTCCAGGCTACGGGTTCGACTGGCCACAGGGGCGGAGGCCGACGTTTTGAGCAAGGCACTAGGCGACAGGCCAGCACTGCCGGACGACGTCGTGCTGGTTTATCTCGTTGACGTAGACGACAGGCGGTCGGACAGCAAACTGGTCGCGCGGGGCGACTTCCCTCTCAGCCGTTGA
- a CDS encoding hypothetical protein (product_source=Hypo-rule applied; cath_funfam=1.20.5.100; pfam=PF03779; superfamily=81452; transmembrane_helix_parts=Outside_1_14,TMhelix_15_32,Inside_33_38,TMhelix_39_61,Outside_62_85,TMhelix_86_108,Inside_109_119) — translation MNEWSNAKFCDVANLILGAALFFSPWIFGFAAGPQSQNAWISGIVIAALSIAALAAFAVWEEWLNLIAGLWAIVSPWMLEFQGTTAMTVHVIIGIIVAALAAIELWLLYQNPPRLTAGH, via the coding sequence ATGAACGAATGGTCGAATGCGAAATTCTGCGACGTAGCAAATCTTATCCTTGGTGCAGCCCTGTTTTTCTCTCCATGGATTTTTGGGTTCGCGGCTGGACCGCAATCTCAGAACGCCTGGATTAGCGGTATCGTAATCGCAGCCCTCTCCATCGCCGCGCTTGCTGCATTCGCGGTATGGGAGGAGTGGTTAAACCTTATCGCAGGGCTTTGGGCCATCGTGTCGCCCTGGATGCTCGAATTCCAAGGGACAACCGCGATGACTGTCCACGTGATAATCGGCATCATCGTTGCGGCACTGGCAGCCATCGAACTGTGGCTTCTGTACCAGAATCCGCCACGGCTGACAGCTGGGCACTGA
- a CDS encoding hypothetical protein (product_source=Hypo-rule applied): MKPLNRDDITAELGEVDDLTVIEILRTGATMEEFTEALAWFTNNEPLMNIGKPLATGRVGRLVDILESVDGEQPGPLGYPLEG; encoded by the coding sequence ATGAAGCCCTTGAATCGCGATGACATCACAGCCGAACTCGGAGAGGTCGATGACCTCACCGTCATTGAGATCTTGCGCACCGGCGCCACCATGGAGGAATTCACCGAGGCTCTGGCGTGGTTCACAAACAACGAGCCACTCATGAACATCGGCAAGCCGCTGGCAACCGGCCGCGTTGGCCGTCTGGTCGATATCCTCGAGAGTGTAGATGGTGAGCAACCCGGACCTTTGGGATACCCGCTCGAAGGTTGA
- a CDS encoding protein required for attachment to host cells (product_source=COG5622; cog=COG5622; pfam=PF18856) — translation MTTELRPVSHNTLILVGDGQKALFLRNRGNAQHVELIVERIFEQDNPATREQGTDRPGRSTASPGAARSAMEEVDWHYIAKERFANELAEALYRHAHANLFEKLIIIAPPKVLGNLRKVLHAEVVERIAAEIPKEMTSHPVSEIVKLVAA, via the coding sequence ATGACCACGGAACTCAGACCTGTTTCCCACAACACTCTCATTCTCGTCGGCGACGGTCAAAAGGCTCTTTTCTTACGCAATAGGGGCAACGCACAACACGTCGAACTCATCGTCGAGCGGATTTTCGAACAGGATAACCCGGCAACGCGCGAGCAGGGCACGGATCGCCCCGGGCGATCCACTGCAAGCCCTGGCGCTGCGCGAAGCGCCATGGAAGAGGTCGATTGGCATTACATTGCCAAGGAACGGTTTGCCAACGAGCTTGCGGAAGCACTCTATCGCCATGCTCACGCCAATCTCTTCGAGAAGCTCATCATCATTGCTCCTCCCAAGGTATTGGGAAATCTTCGCAAGGTCCTTCACGCGGAGGTCGTCGAGCGCATCGCCGCCGAGATTCCTAAGGAGATGACGTCGCATCCGGTCTCTGAGATTGTGAAGCTTGTCGCTGCTTAG
- a CDS encoding hypothetical protein (product_source=Hypo-rule applied): MSDPIGQKSALVEDRRKFLAACGKFAVVTPPAITLLLSTSLNSTAIAHSGGKGNNGWGNGGSDGSPNGKDDNGR, from the coding sequence ATGTCGGATCCAATCGGACAAAAATCAGCTCTAGTTGAGGATAGGCGGAAATTTTTGGCTGCTTGCGGAAAATTCGCTGTAGTCACACCCCCCGCAATTACGCTGTTGTTGTCGACCTCACTTAATTCCACCGCGATTGCGCACTCGGGGGGAAAGGGCAACAACGGCTGGGGAAACGGCGGTAGCGATGGAAGCCCCAATGGCAAGGACGACAACGGTCGCTAG
- a CDS encoding hypothetical protein (product_source=Hypo-rule applied) — protein MMTQYHDDPVAMLGVYLISVEEMAMKELLVCRAMESRCRQRAALYPSESGRWLAEAEMWQRKAMDSISDHFDDCNTNPATIPSKGVNYKYPGL, from the coding sequence ATGATGACCCAGTATCATGATGACCCAGTCGCGATGTTGGGCGTGTATCTGATCAGTGTAGAGGAGATGGCAATGAAGGAGTTGTTAGTCTGTCGCGCGATGGAGAGCAGGTGCCGACAGCGCGCGGCGCTGTATCCTAGCGAGAGCGGAAGGTGGCTCGCCGAGGCTGAGATGTGGCAACGCAAGGCGATGGACTCGATCTCCGACCACTTCGACGATTGCAACACAAATCCCGCAACCATTCCCTCGAAAGGAGTGAATTATAAATACCCGGGACTCTAA
- a CDS encoding hypothetical protein (product_source=Hypo-rule applied), producing the protein MAIQSVLLSKETASLGELLDVCNVALALIHERGQLFKLLKETPVGEERNDTVNTALKRLQHLERVSNQIEFVLCDVMSIKDGAGRIGTTAKSRAGLSFSTGTFSARLDRGCRWQATAPGVTKCYRH; encoded by the coding sequence ATGGCAATTCAGTCCGTACTCCTTTCAAAAGAAACCGCTTCCCTAGGGGAGCTACTCGACGTGTGCAATGTCGCACTTGCTCTCATTCACGAGAGAGGTCAGCTTTTTAAGTTGCTGAAGGAAACTCCCGTCGGAGAGGAACGGAACGACACTGTCAATACGGCCCTCAAAAGATTGCAGCACTTGGAGCGGGTTTCGAACCAGATAGAGTTCGTCCTTTGTGATGTGATGAGCATTAAGGATGGCGCGGGCAGAATTGGAACCACGGCGAAGAGCCGCGCGGGTCTCTCTTTCTCCACAGGCACCTTTTCTGCGCGCCTCGATCGTGGATGCAGATGGCAAGCGACCGCGCCTGGTGTCACGAAGTGCTACAGGCACTGA
- a CDS encoding serine protein kinase (product_source=KO:K07180; cath_funfam=3.40.50.300; cog=COG2766; ko=KO:K07180; pfam=PF06798,PF08298; smart=SM00763; superfamily=52540) has product MYNDPLFNSFVRSYGARSETDMSVAEYLESCRSDPMLYANAAERLLAAIGEPQMIDTAKDPRLSRIFLNRTMRVYPAFAGFHGMEETIERIVGFFRHAAQGLEERKQILYLLGPVGGGKSSLAERLKLLMEVHPIYVLKAGEELSPVYENPLNLFDPELLGPMIEEKYGIPPRRLSGLMSPWCYKRLDAFGGDISRFRVAKIQPSRLRQIAIAKTEPGDENNQDISSLVGKVDIRKLETFAQNDPDAYSYSGGLNRSNQGILEFVEMFKAPIKMLHPLLTATQEGNYIGTENIGAIPFNGIVLAHSNESEWRNFKANKNNEAFIDRICVIKVPYCLRVTEEQKIYEKLIQGSELASAPCAPATLETLARFSVMSRLRKHDNSTLFAKMRVYDGESLKETDPKARSVQEYKDAAGVDEGMDGASTRFAFKILAATYNHDPAELGADPVHLMYALEQSIRREQLPEELEKRYLEFIMAELVPRYAEFIGHEIQKAYLESYSDYGQNLFDRYVDYADAWIEDQDFKDPDTGQLLDRELLNLELTKIEKPAGIANPKDFRNEVVKFSLRSRARHGGKNPSWTSYEKIREVIEKRIFSQVEDLLPVISFGSKKDGDTEKKHGEFVARMVERGYTERQVRRLVEWYMRVKQAG; this is encoded by the coding sequence ATGTACAACGATCCTCTGTTCAACTCTTTCGTTCGGTCTTACGGGGCTCGAAGCGAAACGGATATGTCAGTGGCGGAATATCTCGAATCGTGCCGAAGCGATCCGATGCTATACGCCAATGCTGCGGAACGGCTGTTGGCTGCGATCGGTGAGCCTCAGATGATTGACACGGCCAAGGATCCCCGCCTTAGCCGTATTTTCCTAAACCGCACAATGCGTGTCTATCCGGCCTTCGCCGGATTCCATGGCATGGAAGAAACAATTGAGCGTATTGTCGGATTCTTTCGGCACGCGGCTCAAGGTCTGGAGGAGCGCAAGCAAATCCTCTATTTGCTCGGTCCCGTGGGCGGCGGAAAATCGTCACTTGCAGAGCGGCTGAAGTTGTTGATGGAAGTCCATCCAATCTACGTGTTGAAGGCCGGCGAAGAACTCAGTCCCGTCTACGAGAATCCGCTCAATCTGTTCGATCCGGAATTGCTCGGGCCGATGATTGAGGAAAAGTACGGAATTCCGCCTCGTCGCCTTAGTGGACTGATGAGCCCTTGGTGCTACAAACGGCTCGACGCCTTCGGTGGCGATATTTCCCGATTCCGCGTTGCCAAGATTCAGCCCTCGCGCTTGCGACAGATCGCGATTGCGAAAACGGAGCCTGGCGATGAGAACAATCAAGATATCTCCTCGCTTGTCGGTAAGGTCGATATACGCAAGCTGGAAACCTTTGCCCAAAATGACCCCGATGCCTATAGCTATTCCGGCGGCTTGAATCGGTCGAACCAAGGCATTCTCGAATTCGTCGAGATGTTCAAGGCGCCGATCAAGATGCTGCACCCTCTGCTGACCGCGACGCAGGAAGGGAACTACATCGGCACCGAAAATATCGGTGCTATCCCCTTTAATGGTATCGTTCTGGCGCATTCGAACGAATCCGAATGGCGAAACTTCAAAGCCAATAAAAACAACGAAGCCTTCATCGATAGGATCTGTGTCATCAAGGTGCCCTACTGTCTCCGGGTGACCGAGGAGCAAAAGATCTATGAGAAACTAATCCAGGGATCCGAACTCGCTTCCGCGCCGTGTGCACCGGCAACCCTGGAGACGCTCGCGCGCTTCTCGGTGATGTCACGCCTGCGCAAGCACGACAATTCCACCCTGTTCGCAAAAATGCGGGTCTATGACGGGGAGAGCCTCAAGGAAACGGACCCCAAGGCCCGAAGCGTTCAGGAATACAAGGATGCCGCCGGCGTCGACGAAGGCATGGACGGTGCCTCCACGCGCTTTGCATTCAAGATTCTAGCCGCAACGTACAATCACGACCCCGCGGAGCTTGGCGCAGATCCTGTCCATCTGATGTATGCGCTTGAGCAGTCGATTCGCCGCGAGCAGCTTCCCGAGGAACTCGAAAAGCGTTACCTCGAATTTATCATGGCCGAGCTCGTTCCAAGATATGCAGAATTCATTGGCCACGAGATCCAAAAAGCCTATCTCGAGTCCTATTCGGATTATGGTCAAAACCTGTTCGATCGGTACGTGGACTACGCCGACGCCTGGATCGAGGATCAGGACTTCAAGGATCCCGACACCGGCCAGTTGCTCGATCGCGAACTTCTCAACTTGGAGCTAACCAAGATCGAGAAGCCCGCGGGTATCGCCAATCCAAAGGACTTCCGCAACGAAGTCGTAAAGTTCTCGCTCCGGTCGCGAGCCCGGCACGGAGGGAAAAACCCGAGCTGGACGAGCTACGAGAAAATTCGGGAGGTCATTGAGAAACGAATCTTTTCGCAGGTGGAAGACCTTCTTCCAGTTATTTCATTTGGTTCAAAGAAGGACGGCGATACCGAAAAGAAACACGGCGAATTTGTCGCGCGGATGGTGGAGCGCGGCTATACCGAGCGTCAGGTTCGCCGTCTCGTCGAATGGTATATGCGAGTGAAGCAAGCTGGCTGA
- a CDS encoding uncharacterized sporulation protein YeaH/YhbH (DUF444 family) (product_source=COG2718; cog=COG2718; ko=KO:K09786; pfam=PF04285; superfamily=53300): MAMYIIDRRLNPGSKSLENRQRFLRRAKTLVQAAVKKSSQDRDIRDILEGGEVSLPLDGMNEPHLRREGGTRDVAVPGNKKFVEGDMLPRSNEDRRGKASEPGEGDDEDAFRFVLSRDEFVDLFLDDLELPDLAKRKLAEVENEGFQRAGYTTVGSPTSISVPRTVRLAMARRIALRRPRPETIAQLEAEFAICDKARRIELKAEIETLKAKVRRIPFIDPIDIRYRRFETMPKPVAQAVMFCLMDVSGSMSEHMKDLAKRFYMLLYLFLKRRYRHVEIVFIRHTDRAEEVDEDTFFHGLASGGTLVSSALMAMHEIVTSRFRPADWNIYAAQASDGDNSHLDGEVASRLLTQMILPVSQFFAYLEVSEIGGRSDRSESSLWSLYERLRADGARLSMRKVSERREIFPVFHDLFQRRQRDKSAP; this comes from the coding sequence GTGGCCATGTATATCATTGATAGACGTCTGAATCCGGGAAGTAAAAGCCTTGAGAATCGTCAGCGTTTTTTGCGCCGGGCCAAGACGCTGGTTCAAGCCGCCGTCAAGAAATCCTCACAGGACCGGGACATCAGGGATATCCTGGAAGGCGGCGAAGTTAGCCTCCCGCTGGACGGAATGAATGAGCCGCACCTTCGCCGCGAAGGCGGCACGCGCGACGTGGCGGTTCCCGGAAACAAAAAGTTCGTCGAAGGCGACATGCTTCCGCGCTCGAATGAAGACCGCCGCGGAAAGGCGTCCGAGCCGGGTGAAGGCGACGACGAAGATGCCTTCCGGTTCGTTCTGAGCCGTGACGAATTTGTCGACCTGTTTCTCGACGATCTCGAATTGCCGGACCTCGCCAAACGGAAACTTGCTGAAGTGGAAAACGAGGGGTTTCAGCGGGCCGGCTATACGACCGTCGGCTCACCCACGAGTATTTCGGTGCCTCGCACGGTGCGGCTCGCAATGGCACGGCGGATCGCCTTGCGACGACCGCGGCCCGAAACGATCGCACAACTTGAGGCCGAGTTCGCGATCTGCGACAAAGCGCGTCGTATCGAACTGAAGGCCGAGATCGAAACGTTAAAGGCAAAGGTTCGTCGGATACCGTTCATCGATCCGATCGACATTCGATACCGCCGCTTCGAAACCATGCCGAAGCCGGTCGCGCAAGCTGTTATGTTTTGCCTAATGGATGTGTCTGGCTCGATGTCGGAACATATGAAGGATCTCGCGAAGCGCTTTTACATGTTGCTCTATTTGTTTCTGAAGCGCCGCTATCGGCATGTCGAGATCGTGTTTATCCGTCATACCGACCGCGCTGAGGAGGTTGACGAAGATACTTTCTTTCACGGATTGGCATCAGGCGGCACGCTGGTGTCGAGTGCGCTAATGGCAATGCACGAGATCGTCACATCGCGGTTTCGCCCGGCGGACTGGAACATTTACGCAGCCCAGGCTTCCGACGGCGATAACTCCCATTTGGACGGAGAGGTCGCGAGCCGATTACTTACGCAGATGATCCTGCCGGTCAGCCAGTTCTTTGCGTATCTGGAGGTCAGCGAGATCGGCGGCCGGTCAGATAGGTCCGAATCATCGCTGTGGTCGCTCTATGAACGCTTGCGCGCCGATGGAGCGCGACTGTCGATGCGCAAGGTCAGTGAGCGCCGGGAGATCTTTCCGGTGTTTCACGATCTCTTTCAACGCCGACAACGGGATAAGTCTGCCCCATGA